One Betaproteobacteria bacterium genomic window carries:
- a CDS encoding isochorismatase family protein, whose product MSQPTPRRPERLTRDNAVLLLVDHQIGLYTGVRDIDTLSLKHNIVGLTRSMLALKVPVIVTTTTEKMWGPLIPELTEALRGIKPIERTTVNAWDDKRVVDAVKATGRKKLVVTGISTDVCLAFPAMAALADGFESYAVIDASGGFTRTQVDMGVLRMQQAGVVPVGYSNVAVEILADNAAPEAEAVYTALDIPFGSLVFGLRQYYSRT is encoded by the coding sequence ATGAGCCAACCAACCCCACGCCGCCCCGAGCGGCTGACACGTGACAATGCTGTACTACTCTTGGTCGATCACCAGATCGGCTTGTATACCGGCGTGCGCGACATCGACACCCTAAGCCTCAAACACAACATCGTCGGCCTGACCCGATCGATGCTCGCGCTCAAGGTGCCGGTGATCGTTACCACTACGACCGAGAAAATGTGGGGACCGCTCATCCCCGAGCTCACAGAAGCATTGCGAGGTATCAAGCCTATCGAGCGCACTACAGTCAACGCCTGGGATGACAAGCGCGTGGTCGATGCGGTTAAGGCGACGGGCCGCAAGAAACTGGTGGTGACCGGTATCTCCACAGACGTTTGTCTCGCCTTTCCGGCGATGGCGGCATTGGCCGACGGCTTCGAGAGCTATGCCGTGATCGACGCCTCGGGGGGCTTCACGCGCACACAGGTAGACATGGGAGTCCTGCGCATGCAGCAAGCGGGCGTCGTTCCAGTCGGTTACTCCAATGTTGCCGTTGAAATATTGGCTGACAACGCGGCACCCGAGGCCGAGGCAGTCTATACCGCGCTCGACATCCCATTCGGCAGCTTGGTATTCGGTCTGAGGCAATATTACTCACGTACCTGA
- a CDS encoding LysR family transcriptional regulator, whose protein sequence is MELIVPKGGTMPAPRKKRLLDLDDLYYFVQAVEKKGISAAARALDLPKSSVSRHIFALEAALGARLIQRTTRSFAVTDIGAEFYRHAVATLIEAETAQDVVRRRTAEPSGTIRFSCPVALAQLALADVIVQFMTLHPQVRIVQHATNRFVDPVQEGFDVCLRAHSTPLPASTLIQRHLVDIPWRLFASPSYLARKGTPTTPEQLSQHEGIGVRHSEESHVWTLASEKQPHRTTSVTYSPRLLSDDMVTLKVAACQGQGIVALPGYVARKEVQSGVLIRVLPEWHAGIATVSMLLPSRRGLLPSVRAFMDFFSAHVPQAVA, encoded by the coding sequence ATGGAACTGATTGTCCCAAAAGGCGGAACGATGCCGGCCCCCCGAAAGAAGCGGCTGCTGGATTTGGACGATCTCTACTATTTCGTCCAAGCGGTAGAGAAGAAGGGCATCAGCGCTGCCGCACGTGCTCTCGACTTACCGAAATCAAGCGTCAGTCGCCATATCTTCGCCCTCGAGGCTGCCTTAGGGGCGCGCCTGATTCAGCGCACAACGCGCAGCTTTGCCGTGACCGACATCGGTGCGGAGTTCTACAGGCATGCGGTTGCTACGCTGATCGAGGCGGAGACGGCGCAGGACGTTGTCCGGCGGCGTACCGCCGAGCCAAGCGGGACTATCCGCTTCAGTTGTCCGGTCGCACTGGCGCAACTGGCCCTTGCCGATGTGATCGTGCAGTTCATGACGCTTCATCCCCAGGTTCGCATTGTTCAGCATGCGACCAATCGATTCGTCGATCCCGTGCAGGAGGGGTTTGATGTGTGCCTACGGGCGCATTCGACTCCGCTGCCCGCTTCCACCTTGATTCAGCGCCATCTCGTCGATATCCCCTGGCGCCTCTTCGCATCTCCCAGCTACCTGGCACGCAAAGGTACCCCCACCACGCCCGAGCAGCTGTCTCAACACGAGGGAATCGGCGTACGACATAGTGAGGAATCACACGTCTGGACGCTTGCCAGCGAGAAGCAGCCGCATCGAACGACTAGCGTGACTTACTCCCCGCGGCTACTGAGCGACGACATGGTCACGCTCAAAGTCGCTGCCTGTCAGGGACAAGGCATCGTGGCGCTACCTGGATATGTCGCGCGCAAGGAAGTCCAAAGCGGCGTGCTTATTCGCGTTTTGCCTGAATGGCATGCTGGCATTGCGACGGTGAGCATGTTGCTGCCGTCCCGCCGGGGCCTGCTGCCTTCGGTTCGAGCGTTCATGGACTTCTTCAGTGCACACGTGCCCCAAGCCGTGGCCTGA
- a CDS encoding DMT family transporter, which produces MPARVLPFLVLGFGVVVVSFAAILIRFAHAEGAPSLAIAAVRLTVAALVLAPFAWLRAGGEMRRLRRRELGLCMLSGALLAVHFWTWITSLEHTSVASSTALVTTNPLWVALASAILLRERPGGAAVAGILLTLAGSVLVFAADASCAPSLDSEPMLGNVLALAGAMSASGYLLVGRALRARVSLTAYIWLAYSTAALLLLAAAMATGVSLMSLPAAAWVFMVALALGPQLIGHTTFNWALRRLTATFVAIAILGEPVGAAILAWLFFDEGFTPLQLIGFVLLLAGIFVAARDEKSREAQN; this is translated from the coding sequence ATGCCCGCCCGCGTCCTGCCTTTCCTCGTTCTCGGCTTCGGGGTCGTCGTCGTCTCGTTCGCCGCTATCCTGATTCGTTTCGCCCACGCAGAGGGCGCCCCCTCTCTTGCCATTGCCGCGGTTCGATTGACGGTTGCCGCACTTGTACTGGCGCCATTCGCGTGGTTGCGCGCCGGCGGGGAAATGCGTCGGTTACGCCGGCGTGAACTGGGCCTGTGCATGCTTTCCGGCGCCCTGCTGGCCGTGCACTTCTGGACGTGGATCACCTCCCTCGAACACACTTCGGTCGCCAGCAGCACAGCGCTGGTTACGACCAATCCGCTGTGGGTCGCGCTGGCATCGGCGATCCTTTTGCGCGAACGCCCGGGCGGCGCGGCGGTAGCAGGCATCCTGCTCACGCTTGCCGGAAGTGTGCTTGTCTTTGCCGCTGACGCCAGCTGCGCCCCAAGCCTCGACTCGGAGCCGATGCTCGGCAATGTCCTGGCACTCGCAGGCGCGATGTCGGCATCCGGCTATCTGCTGGTGGGACGGGCCTTGCGTGCTCGTGTATCGCTGACTGCGTATATCTGGCTCGCATACTCGACCGCCGCGTTACTGCTGCTGGCCGCAGCAATGGCGACCGGCGTATCGCTCATGTCCCTGCCCGCGGCGGCATGGGTATTCATGGTTGCGCTTGCGCTCGGCCCCCAATTGATCGGACACACCACCTTCAACTGGGCATTGCGACGGCTCACTGCAACTTTTGTCGCGATTGCGATACTAGGTGAACCAGTCGGCGCTGCGATCCTCGCGTGGCTCTTCTTCGACGAAGGGTTCACCCCGCTCCAGTTGATCGGTTTCGTGCTGTTGCTAGCTGGCATCTTCGTGGCTGCCCGTGATGAGAAATCCCGTGAGGCCCAGAACTGA
- a CDS encoding DUF1178 family protein, whose product MIVFDLACDNNHPFEGWFGTADDFALQAKAGDIACPVCGSVEVTRQLSAPHVNTRSGSKPADESQMVSVANAAQELRKKFIEHVLSNTEDVGHRFPEEARKIFYKETPERAIRGTASSQEVGELKEEGIDVMAIPGTPALPEKLH is encoded by the coding sequence ATGATCGTTTTCGATCTCGCGTGCGACAACAACCATCCGTTCGAAGGGTGGTTCGGTACGGCGGACGACTTCGCCCTGCAGGCGAAAGCCGGCGATATCGCATGCCCGGTCTGCGGCTCAGTGGAAGTCACGCGCCAACTGTCGGCACCCCATGTCAATACGCGTTCCGGCAGCAAGCCGGCCGACGAATCGCAAATGGTATCCGTTGCGAACGCTGCCCAGGAACTCAGGAAAAAATTCATCGAACATGTGCTGAGCAACACCGAGGATGTCGGCCACCGCTTCCCCGAGGAAGCGCGCAAAATTTTCTACAAGGAAACGCCGGAGCGGGCGATTCGCGGCACGGCCTCCAGTCAGGAAGTCGGCGAACTGAAGGAAGAAGGCATCGACGTAATGGCCATCCCCGGCACGCCGGCTTTACCGGAAAAGCTTCACTGA
- the lysA gene encoding diaminopimelate decarboxylase — protein MSVFSLRNGELFVESVALSRIGAQFGTPCFVYSRAALEQAFRRYDQAFGTRPHLICYAMKANSNLAILDLFARLGSGFDIVSGGELARVIAAGGDPAKTVFSGVGKTRDDMRQALAAGVMCFNVESESELERLNEVAGEMNKRAPVSIRVNPDVDAKTHPYISTGLKENKFGVAFGEALRIYRKAHALGSLKVVGIDCHIGSQLTELAPFIDAFMKVLELVDTLAAEGIELKHLDLGGGLGIRYRDEIPPPPDSYVKALLDCVGERRQEILLEPGRSLVGNAGLLLTRVEYLKHGDVRNFAVVDAAMNDLIRPALYDAYHEVRQVVPSTAGSRRYEIVGPVCETGDFLARDRELAVREGDLLAVMSAGAYAMSMSSNYNSRPRAAEVMVDGGNVHLIREREHIEQLFAGEHPLS, from the coding sequence GTGAGCGTCTTTTCCCTCCGCAACGGCGAGCTCTTCGTCGAAAGCGTCGCGCTGTCGCGGATCGGCGCTCAATTCGGCACGCCTTGCTTTGTCTATTCACGCGCGGCGCTTGAGCAGGCTTTCCGCCGTTATGACCAGGCTTTCGGAACACGTCCGCATCTGATCTGCTATGCGATGAAAGCCAATTCGAATCTCGCCATCCTGGATCTGTTCGCGCGATTGGGCAGCGGTTTCGACATCGTGTCGGGCGGCGAACTGGCGCGGGTGATCGCAGCCGGCGGCGATCCGGCGAAGACCGTCTTCTCCGGCGTGGGCAAGACCCGCGACGACATGCGCCAGGCGCTCGCCGCAGGGGTCATGTGCTTCAACGTCGAATCGGAAAGCGAATTGGAGAGGTTGAACGAGGTTGCGGGGGAGATGAACAAGAGGGCGCCGGTGAGCATCCGCGTCAACCCGGATGTCGACGCCAAAACGCATCCCTATATCTCGACGGGGCTGAAGGAGAACAAATTCGGTGTCGCCTTCGGCGAGGCGCTGCGAATCTATCGCAAGGCCCATGCGCTGGGTAGTTTGAAAGTCGTTGGCATCGACTGCCACATCGGATCGCAACTGACCGAACTGGCGCCTTTCATCGATGCCTTCATGAAGGTGCTGGAACTGGTGGATACGCTGGCGGCCGAGGGCATCGAGTTGAAACACTTGGATCTCGGCGGCGGCCTGGGCATTCGCTACCGCGACGAGATACCTCCGCCGCCCGATTCGTACGTAAAGGCGCTGCTCGATTGCGTCGGCGAACGCCGGCAGGAAATCCTGCTCGAACCCGGCCGCTCGCTGGTCGGCAATGCCGGCTTGCTGCTCACGCGCGTCGAATATCTCAAGCACGGCGATGTACGCAACTTTGCCGTGGTCGATGCCGCAATGAACGACTTGATTCGCCCGGCGCTGTACGACGCCTACCACGAAGTTCGCCAGGTCGTGCCGTCGACCGCCGGCTCCAGACGCTACGAGATTGTCGGGCCGGTATGCGAAACCGGGGATTTCCTGGCGCGCGACCGCGAACTCGCGGTACGTGAAGGCGATCTGCTCGCAGTCATGTCGGCGGGCGCCTACGCGATGAGCATGAGTTCCAACTACAACAGCCGTCCGCGAGCCGCCGAGGTCATGGTGGATGGCGGCAATGTGCATCTGATCCGTGAACGCGAGCATATCGAGCAATTGTTCGCCGGAGAACACCCGCTGTCCTGA
- a CDS encoding lipoprotein: protein MRRLCILIALAFLVSACGQKGLLYLPKDDDKPKKHEPRKTEEGTIEK from the coding sequence ATGCGCCGTCTCTGTATTCTGATCGCCCTCGCCTTCCTCGTATCCGCTTGCGGCCAGAAAGGCCTGCTCTACCTGCCCAAAGACGACGACAAGCCGAAGAAGCACGAACCGAGAAAAACCGAAGAAGGGACCATCGAGAAGTGA
- a CDS encoding M48 family metallopeptidase has protein sequence MDEYGLTVSAPWRSSERRIVGVIRDAEEWVLKKLDVWSALPARFQSWIQGDKVRYLGRDLSLHLTADRIATLATLGDGDRLHIALADPAHKDSVKDAVVKWYRHHAQSNFSGRIGEFSPKLDVPAPRLFLSSARTRWGSCNAKREVRLNWRLIQAAQSTIDYVVVHELAHLIEMNHSRRFWKLVASVCPHYREACAELNRMGLYYMDI, from the coding sequence GTGGACGAATATGGACTCACGGTCAGCGCACCCTGGCGAAGTTCCGAACGACGCATCGTCGGTGTCATCCGCGACGCCGAGGAATGGGTGCTGAAGAAGCTGGATGTCTGGAGTGCATTGCCGGCTCGCTTCCAGTCCTGGATACAAGGCGACAAGGTCAGGTATCTTGGCCGCGACCTGAGTCTGCATCTGACGGCAGATAGAATCGCAACGCTGGCGACTTTGGGGGATGGAGATCGCCTGCATATCGCGCTGGCCGATCCGGCCCACAAGGATTCGGTCAAGGACGCCGTGGTCAAGTGGTACCGCCACCATGCGCAATCGAATTTCTCCGGCCGTATCGGCGAATTTTCACCCAAGCTCGACGTGCCCGCACCCCGCCTCTTCCTTTCCAGTGCCCGGACCCGCTGGGGCAGCTGCAACGCAAAGCGCGAAGTCCGGCTGAACTGGCGGCTGATCCAGGCTGCGCAGTCGACGATCGACTATGTCGTCGTGCACGAGCTGGCCCATCTGATCGAGATGAATCACTCGCGGCGATTCTGGAAACTGGTCGCGTCGGTGTGTCCGCACTATCGCGAGGCCTGCGCCGAACTCAACCGCATGGGTCTTTACTACATGGATATCTGA
- a CDS encoding 1-acyl-sn-glycerol-3-phosphate acyltransferase produces the protein MNVVAAFLRSVVYEILRFVITVIFAVISLLTFPFRPITRYRIITAWSHLVIGLARVICGVRYCVIGRDNLPQGPCIVLSKHQSAWETLAYQIILAPQVWVLKRELLRVPFFGWGLAMMSPIAIDRGSASRALKQTLEQGKSRLSDGWWIVIFPEGTRIASGKRGRYHLGGAWLACKTDTPVLPIAHNAGTVWGRNAFIKYPGTITVSIGPVIHPAGMTPDALNRKAEDWIENEVARLGNARS, from the coding sequence ATGAACGTGGTTGCGGCATTCCTGCGCTCGGTCGTTTACGAAATCCTCCGCTTCGTGATCACGGTGATCTTCGCCGTCATCTCGCTGCTCACTTTCCCCTTCAGGCCGATCACGCGCTATCGCATCATCACGGCGTGGTCGCACCTCGTCATCGGCCTGGCACGGGTAATTTGCGGCGTGCGCTATTGCGTGATCGGGCGCGATAACCTGCCTCAGGGCCCATGCATCGTCCTGTCCAAGCATCAGTCGGCCTGGGAAACGCTGGCGTATCAAATAATACTGGCGCCGCAGGTCTGGGTTCTCAAGCGCGAGTTGTTGCGCGTGCCCTTCTTCGGCTGGGGACTGGCGATGATGAGCCCGATCGCGATCGACCGCGGTTCCGCCTCCCGCGCACTCAAGCAAACGCTGGAGCAGGGCAAGAGCCGGTTGTCCGACGGATGGTGGATCGTCATATTTCCGGAAGGCACGCGCATCGCCTCCGGAAAGCGCGGCCGCTACCATCTTGGCGGCGCGTGGCTGGCCTGCAAGACCGACACGCCGGTCTTGCCGATCGCGCATAATGCGGGAACCGTCTGGGGCAGAAATGCCTTCATAAAATATCCCGGGACCATCACCGTGAGCATCGGCCCGGTGATTCATCCGGCGGGAATGACCCCGGACGCTCTCAACCGGAAAGCTGAAGACTGGATAGAAAACGAAGTCGCCCGCCTCGGGAACGCTCGCTCATAA
- the gmhB gene encoding D-glycero-beta-D-manno-heptose 1,7-bisphosphate 7-phosphatase — MKLVILDRDGVINQDSDQFIKNTTEWKPIPGSLEAIAKLNHAGYRVVVASNQSGIGRGLLDMGALNAINDKMYRVLAQVGGRIDALFYCPHAADANCDCRKPKPGMFIDIAQRFHVDLAGVPSVGDSLRDLQAAATAGAQPMLVLTGKGAKTKAAGGLPEGTPVFADLAEAVRHVVA, encoded by the coding sequence ATGAAACTCGTCATCCTCGATCGCGACGGCGTCATCAACCAGGACAGCGATCAGTTCATCAAGAACACCACCGAGTGGAAGCCGATCCCGGGAAGCCTGGAGGCGATTGCGAAGCTCAACCATGCCGGCTACCGTGTCGTTGTCGCGTCCAACCAGTCCGGCATCGGGCGCGGGCTGCTCGACATGGGCGCGCTGAACGCGATCAACGACAAGATGTACCGCGTCCTCGCTCAAGTGGGCGGACGCATCGATGCCTTGTTTTACTGTCCGCACGCGGCGGATGCGAATTGCGATTGCCGCAAACCGAAGCCGGGCATGTTCATCGACATCGCCCAGCGATTCCACGTCGATCTCGCGGGCGTGCCCAGCGTCGGCGATTCGCTGCGCGATCTGCAGGCCGCCGCCACGGCTGGAGCCCAACCGATGCTGGTGCTGACCGGCAAGGGCGCCAAGACCAAGGCCGCCGGCGGGCTGCCTGAAGGCACGCCGGTTTTCGCCGATCTTGCCGAGGCGGTACGCCACGTCGTTGCATGA
- a CDS encoding glycine--tRNA ligase subunit beta, which yields MSANLLVELFTEELPPKALKRLGDAFAGGIVEGLKSSGLLDATSKSKAFATPRRLAVYISSVLPKGYDCPVEQKLMPVAISRKEDGSWSDALRKKLAGMGREKLADVPLNSKVGTDSLAIKPDGKAYSVYLRTVAVGQSLEQALSKSIEDTIAKLPILKVMSYQLADGATTVKFVRPAHGLVAMHGDKVLAVATLGLEAGCVTHGHRFQGMKDISLVRADEYEARLENEGRVIADFDKRRTEVARQLFEKAEALKSSLGPDADYKPLLDEVTALVEYPSVYIGEFEEEFLGVPQECLILTMRQNQKYFPLFDANGKLTNNFLIVSNMRLANSKNIVEGNQRVVRPRLADARFFFETDKKTKLVDRVAGLASVVYHREIGSQLNRVNSLRMIARAIAQDIGSDPELADRAAHLAKADLLTNMVGEFPELQGIMGRYYALADGEDARVATAIEDHYKPRFAGDELPRNDVGLVIALADKLDTLIGLFGIGQLPTGDKDPFALRRHALGVIRIVIEKDLRVGLNGLIEHAVTAYSASQLAKFRDAEREQRISRVEVTQAFPLRFIAPETFRPSEDAISKLADFVYERLKSLLRDQGFTPQEIDAVVSLRPDLLADVPKHLAAVRAFAGLPEAESLAAANKRVANILKQAEAKGETFRQSPVAGKEKAEHDLFDALKHASGQAMPLLQKGDYTGYLKTFAVLKAPVDAFFDSVMVMVDDSAVRQNRLALLADLRREMNRIADISKLAA from the coding sequence ATGAGCGCCAACCTTCTGGTCGAATTGTTCACCGAAGAACTGCCGCCGAAAGCGCTGAAGCGCCTGGGCGACGCTTTTGCAGGAGGCATAGTCGAGGGTCTGAAGAGCAGCGGACTCTTGGACGCCACTTCCAAGTCGAAAGCTTTCGCCACGCCGCGCCGCCTGGCGGTTTACATCTCATCCGTCCTGCCCAAGGGATACGACTGCCCTGTCGAACAAAAACTCATGCCGGTCGCCATTTCGCGCAAGGAGGACGGAAGCTGGAGCGATGCGTTGCGCAAGAAGCTGGCGGGCATGGGCCGTGAAAAACTCGCCGATGTGCCACTCAATTCCAAAGTCGGCACGGATTCGCTGGCGATCAAGCCGGACGGCAAGGCCTACAGCGTCTATCTGCGCACCGTGGCTGTGGGGCAATCGCTCGAGCAGGCATTGTCCAAATCGATCGAGGACACGATCGCGAAGCTGCCGATCCTCAAAGTGATGAGCTATCAGCTTGCCGACGGCGCAACGACGGTGAAGTTCGTCCGTCCGGCCCACGGACTGGTCGCAATGCATGGCGACAAGGTGCTCGCCGTAGCGACGCTCGGCCTCGAAGCCGGATGTGTTACACATGGCCATCGCTTCCAGGGCATGAAGGATATTTCGCTCGTCCGCGCGGATGAATACGAAGCCAGGCTCGAGAACGAAGGTCGGGTCATTGCCGATTTCGACAAACGCAGGACCGAAGTTGCCAGGCAACTCTTCGAAAAAGCCGAAGCGCTCAAGTCTTCCCTCGGCCCCGATGCCGATTACAAGCCGCTGCTCGACGAGGTCACCGCCCTGGTCGAATACCCCTCGGTATATATCGGCGAGTTCGAAGAAGAATTTCTCGGCGTTCCGCAGGAATGCCTGATCCTCACGATGCGCCAGAACCAGAAGTATTTCCCTCTGTTCGATGCGAACGGCAAGCTGACCAACAACTTCCTCATCGTCTCCAACATGCGGCTCGCCAACTCGAAGAACATTGTCGAGGGCAATCAGCGTGTGGTCAGGCCGCGGCTCGCGGACGCGCGTTTTTTCTTCGAGACTGACAAGAAAACGAAGCTGGTAGATCGGGTGGCGGGACTCGCTTCTGTCGTGTACCACAGGGAAATTGGAAGTCAGCTTAATCGTGTTAACAGTTTGCGCATGATAGCCAGGGCCATTGCGCAAGATATCGGATCAGACCCAGAACTCGCCGACCGCGCCGCACATCTTGCGAAAGCAGATCTTCTTACGAATATGGTCGGCGAATTTCCGGAACTCCAAGGCATCATGGGTCGTTACTATGCGCTCGCGGACGGCGAGGACGCGCGCGTCGCCACTGCAATAGAAGATCACTACAAACCGCGCTTCGCTGGAGATGAACTGCCGCGCAATGATGTCGGGTTGGTGATCGCATTGGCGGACAAATTAGACACTCTGATCGGGCTGTTCGGAATCGGTCAGTTGCCAACCGGAGATAAGGATCCGTTCGCACTGCGCCGACATGCGCTTGGCGTGATTCGCATTGTCATCGAGAAGGATCTTCGTGTTGGACTGAATGGGTTGATCGAGCATGCCGTGACTGCGTACAGCGCGAGTCAGTTGGCAAAGTTCCGTGATGCTGAACGCGAACAGAGAATATCCAGGGTAGAGGTTACGCAGGCATTCCCACTGCGCTTCATTGCCCCGGAGACCTTTCGGCCATCTGAAGACGCAATTTCGAAACTGGCGGACTTTGTTTACGAGCGACTCAAGAGCCTGCTTCGTGACCAAGGCTTTACCCCTCAAGAGATTGACGCGGTCGTATCGCTTCGCCCTGACTTACTTGCGGACGTACCCAAACACCTGGCGGCTGTCCGCGCTTTCGCCGGCCTGCCGGAAGCAGAGAGCCTTGCCGCAGCAAACAAGCGCGTGGCCAATATCCTCAAGCAAGCCGAGGCCAAAGGGGAGACGTTCCGTCAATCTCCGGTCGCCGGGAAGGAAAAGGCCGAGCACGACCTCTTCGACGCGCTAAAGCACGCTTCCGGTCAGGCAATGCCGCTGCTGCAGAAAGGTGACTACACCGGATACCTGAAAACATTTGCAGTTCTGAAAGCTCCGGTAGATGCTTTCTTCGATTCCGTGATGGTCATGGTGGACGACAGCGCCGTGCGCCAGAATCGCCTCGCGCTGCTAGCCGATCTGCGCCGGGAAATGAATCGCATCGCGGACATCTCCAAGCTCGCCGCATGA
- the glyQ gene encoding glycine--tRNA ligase subunit alpha — translation MLNFQEVILTLQRYWGDRGCAILQPYDMEVGAGTSHTATFLRAIGPEPWRAAYVQPSRRPKDGRYGENPNRMQHYYQFQVVLKPSPPDIIDLYLDSLRALGIDPQVHDIRFVEDDWENPTLGAWGLGWEVWLDGMEVTQFTYFQQVGGLDCKPITGEITYGIERLAMYLQGVENVFDLVWTPGLTYRDVYHQNEVEQSTYNFEQSNTVVLFQHFNDYEAEAKRLMAAQLALPAYEMVLKAAHTFNLLDARGAISVTERAAYIGRIRNLARSVSQAYFDSRLRNGFPMSKSEQLQKLGVDVTAMKAALAEKEKAAAA, via the coding sequence ATGTTGAACTTCCAGGAAGTGATTCTAACGCTGCAGCGCTATTGGGGTGATCGCGGCTGCGCGATTCTGCAACCCTACGACATGGAAGTCGGCGCGGGGACCTCGCACACCGCGACGTTTCTGCGGGCCATCGGACCGGAACCGTGGCGCGCCGCCTACGTGCAACCGTCACGCCGTCCGAAGGACGGACGCTACGGCGAAAATCCGAACCGCATGCAGCACTACTATCAGTTCCAGGTCGTGCTGAAACCCTCGCCGCCCGACATCATCGACCTTTATCTGGATTCGCTGCGCGCACTCGGTATCGACCCCCAAGTGCACGATATCCGCTTCGTCGAGGACGACTGGGAGAATCCGACGCTGGGTGCGTGGGGCCTCGGCTGGGAAGTCTGGCTCGATGGCATGGAAGTCACGCAGTTCACCTACTTCCAGCAAGTCGGCGGGCTCGACTGCAAGCCGATCACCGGCGAGATCACCTATGGCATCGAGCGCCTGGCTATGTATCTGCAAGGCGTGGAAAACGTGTTCGACCTGGTCTGGACACCGGGACTGACCTACCGCGACGTCTATCACCAGAACGAAGTCGAGCAGTCGACTTACAACTTCGAGCAGTCGAATACGGTCGTACTGTTCCAGCATTTCAACGACTACGAGGCGGAAGCCAAACGGCTGATGGCGGCGCAGCTCGCGCTGCCCGCTTACGAAATGGTGTTGAAGGCCGCCCACACGTTCAATTTGCTGGATGCTCGCGGCGCAATTTCGGTCACCGAGCGTGCGGCATACATCGGCCGCATCCGCAATCTTGCGCGCAGCGTCTCCCAGGCCTATTTCGATTCGCGGCTGCGCAACGGCTTCCCGATGAGCAAGTCCGAGCAACTGCAGAAGCTCGGCGTCGACGTCACGGCGATGAAGGCGGCTCTGGCTGAGAAAGAAAAAGCGGCGGCCGCATGA
- a CDS encoding DsrE family protein gives MMFRLLALVFALWLPAVAASGDSSAPWGQAKTVEKIYSKQKVVYDVSVKTVAQLENVLDRASYLSALNDADPFDSKIVIVLHGDEIGFFATRNYAKYKDLMLRAQSLTVGGIIDIRMCKVAARRRGFEPPDIHGFVTMVPMADAEIIDLQKQGFAYMQ, from the coding sequence ATGATGTTCCGACTGCTCGCACTGGTGTTCGCCCTGTGGTTACCCGCTGTCGCCGCGTCCGGGGATTCCTCCGCGCCATGGGGACAGGCGAAGACCGTGGAGAAAATCTACAGCAAGCAGAAAGTGGTGTACGACGTGTCGGTCAAGACCGTCGCGCAACTCGAAAACGTGCTGGATCGGGCCAGCTATCTTTCCGCGCTGAACGATGCCGATCCCTTCGACAGCAAGATCGTCATCGTGCTGCACGGGGACGAGATCGGTTTTTTTGCGACCCGGAATTACGCGAAGTACAAGGATCTGATGCTGCGCGCGCAAAGTCTTACAGTAGGCGGCATCATCGACATCCGCATGTGCAAGGTGGCCGCGCGCCGCCGCGGTTTCGAGCCGCCGGACATTCACGGTTTCGTCACCATGGTGCCGATGGCGGATGCGGAAATCATCGACCTGCAGAAGCAGGGCTTCGCCTACATGCAGTGA